In Dioscorea cayenensis subsp. rotundata cultivar TDr96_F1 chromosome 9, TDr96_F1_v2_PseudoChromosome.rev07_lg8_w22 25.fasta, whole genome shotgun sequence, a genomic segment contains:
- the LOC120268286 gene encoding 60S ribosomal protein L44 translates to MVNVPKTKKTYCKNKECRKHTLHKVTQYKKGKDSLSVQGKRRYDRKQSGYGGQTKPVFHKKAKTTKKIVLKLQCQSCKHVSQHPIKRCKHFEIGGDKKGKGTSLF, encoded by the exons GTGAACGTTCCCAAAACAAAGAAGACATATTGCAAGAATAAAGAGTGCCGGAAGCATACTCTCCATAAAGTCACTCAGTACAAGAAGGGTAAGGATAGTCTTTCTGTACAAGGAAAGCGTCGTTATGACCGCAAGCAATCTGGTTATGGTGGACAAACTAAGCCTGTTTTCCACAAGAAG GCCAAAACCACGAAGAAGATCGTACTGAAGCTGCAATGTCAAAGCTGCAAGCATGTATCTCAGCATCCCATCAAG AGGTGCAAGCATTTCGAGATCGGTGGAGACAAGAAGGGGAAGGGGACATCTCTCTTCTAG